From a single Nostoc edaphicum CCNP1411 genomic region:
- the rpmA gene encoding 50S ribosomal protein L27, with the protein MAHKKGTGSTRNGRDSNAQRLGVKRYGGQVVRAGNILVRQRGTKFHPGNNVGIGSDDTLFALIDGVVMFERKGKTRKKVSVYLPITAVEAAPAEAVAS; encoded by the coding sequence ATGGCTCATAAGAAAGGAACAGGTAGTACACGCAACGGTCGTGATTCTAATGCCCAACGTCTGGGTGTAAAGCGTTATGGCGGTCAAGTTGTGCGTGCAGGAAACATTCTCGTGCGTCAGCGTGGTACTAAATTCCACCCTGGTAACAACGTCGGTATTGGTAGCGATGACACTCTGTTTGCTCTAATCGACGGTGTTGTAATGTTTGAGAGAAAAGGCAAAACCCGTAAAAAAGTTAGTGTTTATTTACCCATAACTGCTGTTGAAGCAGCTCCTGCTGAGGCAGTAGCAAGCTAG
- a CDS encoding DNA polymerase beta superfamily protein: protein MKRIEVEQRTILIGLAGSHGYGLNRPDSDLDYRGVFIAPKRYYLGFDRIEQKDTGWDEPGIFPFVDGNKDTVIYELRKILQLLAGANPNVLELLWLNNYPFLNTVGQHLINHKQLFLSKKVKHTYTGYAFAQIKKMETHRKWLLKPPQKKPIPSDFAIEDEAPLSKDELNAFLEYLYNLIRGRIEFLEEAEQLYELLTADIDFKGVLKQYTLPDETLEYTQKLTNSRKDFIRLLQKSQSYQIALREWKAYLSWQENRNPARAEMERKSGFDLKHGMHCIRLLRSGVEILRHGEVIVDRRIAGDVEDLKAILKGEYSYEQVMKTAEDLVAEMEIVCEQSALPHKPDLDQINELCMELVEMHGWH from the coding sequence ATGAAAAGAATAGAAGTTGAGCAAAGAACTATTTTAATTGGTTTGGCTGGTAGTCACGGCTATGGTTTAAATCGTCCTGATTCAGACTTGGATTATCGGGGAGTATTTATCGCACCCAAAAGATACTACTTGGGATTTGATCGCATAGAACAAAAAGATACTGGTTGGGATGAACCAGGAATATTTCCATTCGTTGATGGTAACAAAGACACAGTTATATATGAATTAAGAAAAATCCTCCAATTATTAGCCGGAGCGAATCCCAATGTTTTAGAATTGCTCTGGTTAAATAACTATCCTTTTTTAAACACAGTAGGACAGCATTTAATTAATCATAAACAGTTATTTTTGAGTAAAAAGGTAAAACATACTTACACTGGTTATGCCTTTGCCCAAATCAAAAAGATGGAAACTCATCGTAAGTGGTTATTAAAACCACCGCAAAAAAAACCGATACCATCTGACTTCGCTATAGAAGACGAAGCACCTCTGAGCAAAGATGAGCTAAATGCTTTTCTGGAGTATCTTTATAACTTAATCAGAGGACGGATTGAGTTTTTGGAAGAAGCAGAACAATTATATGAGTTGCTGACAGCAGATATTGATTTTAAAGGAGTCTTAAAACAATATACTTTACCCGATGAAACTTTGGAATATACCCAAAAGTTAACCAATAGCCGTAAAGATTTTATTCGTCTGCTTCAGAAAAGTCAAAGCTATCAAATAGCTTTAAGAGAATGGAAGGCTTACTTATCTTGGCAAGAGAATAGAAATCCGGCTAGGGCAGAAATGGAAAGAAAGTCGGGTTTTGACCTCAAACATGGGATGCACTGCATTAGATTGTTACGCAGTGGAGTAGAAATATTACGGCACGGTGAAGTGATTGTAGATAGAAGAATAGCTGGTGATGTTGAGGATTTAAAAGCTATTTTAAAGGGTGAATATTCTTATGAGCAGGTGATGAAAACGGCAGAAGATTTGGTTGCCGAAATGGAAATTGTTTGCGAACAATCTGCCCTACCTCATAAACCTGATTTAGATCAAATTAATGAGTTGTGTATGGAATTGGTGGAAATGCACGGATGGCATTGA
- the rplU gene encoding 50S ribosomal protein L21, which yields MTYAIIETGGKQIRVEPGRFYDVELLAIEPDEKVTIDAVLLVQHDGEVTIGQPLVTGATVEGTVMRHYRGRKVLVYKMKPKKKTRKKRGHRQEITRLMIDSITLNGAVFAAQGEAEKETPVVDETPAEEVETAVE from the coding sequence ATGACCTACGCAATTATTGAAACTGGCGGCAAACAAATACGAGTAGAGCCAGGGCGGTTTTACGACGTTGAACTGCTTGCGATCGAACCAGATGAAAAAGTTACAATAGACGCTGTATTACTCGTGCAGCACGATGGTGAAGTCACCATTGGACAGCCATTAGTAACAGGTGCGACTGTAGAAGGGACTGTAATGCGACATTACAGAGGTCGTAAAGTCCTGGTATACAAAATGAAGCCGAAAAAGAAAACCCGCAAAAAGCGGGGGCATCGTCAGGAAATTACCAGACTTATGATTGACTCCATCACCCTTAACGGTGCAGTGTTTGCTGCCCAAGGTGAAGCGGAGAAGGAAACCCCCGTTGTAGATGAGACTCCTGCCGAAGAAGTTGAAACTGCTGTTGAATAA
- a CDS encoding Nif11-like leader peptide family natural product precursor, which yields MTQQNAARLFQAVKADQALQQKLKATANPEAFIKIAQERGYDFTITELDSEINKLSEEDLAAIVNPGWGTRRHLNPR from the coding sequence ATGACACAGCAAAATGCTGCCCGACTTTTTCAAGCCGTAAAAGCAGATCAAGCATTACAACAAAAACTCAAAGCAACAGCTAATCCAGAAGCTTTTATCAAGATTGCTCAAGAGCGCGGCTATGATTTCACCATCACAGAACTGGACAGTGAAATCAACAAGTTGTCTGAAGAAGATTTAGCCGCCATTGTCAATCCAGGGTGGGGGACTAGACGCCACCTTAATCCTAGATAG
- a CDS encoding site-specific integrase: MTEDKWISSDPRSDKLLLRFRVKGFSKQFQISTGLKDLKRNRDIVRLRRDAIATDISLGHFDPTLKRYQFSPTAIATPLISLPPKGECDLGELWEMFTEFQSRQIEATTIYSTYRVVSRTIDRLPSRSLLDAPKIRNWLMENTSQFMASKYLLRFDQCCRWALEEGIITANPFESLKKIKKIKNNTDDCRAFTIEQRDAIIGAFDADDRCSHYGNLIKFLFWTGCRHGEAFALTWKDVSRDCLQISISRSKNLLGIEKGTKNGKSRIFQCSAGAKLHELLLSMKPTASGDSRIFSTKRGCPMTSSALSHAWNRDGKNQTGVVRKLSNQEITPYLNPYATRHTFATWAIAAGNSPDRVAYWIGDDVSTVLRYYVHPEATKGECPDF, from the coding sequence ATGACTGAAGATAAGTGGATTAGCTCCGATCCACGGTCAGACAAACTCTTACTGCGGTTTCGAGTCAAAGGCTTTTCTAAGCAATTTCAAATATCTACGGGGTTAAAAGACCTTAAACGCAATCGCGATATTGTGCGTTTACGCCGGGATGCCATAGCAACCGATATTTCATTGGGGCACTTTGATCCCACTTTGAAGAGATATCAGTTTAGTCCCACTGCGATCGCAACTCCCCTAATTTCCCTTCCCCCAAAAGGTGAATGCGACTTAGGGGAGTTATGGGAGATGTTTACAGAATTTCAGTCTAGGCAGATAGAAGCAACCACAATCTACTCTACTTACAGAGTGGTAAGCAGAACTATCGACCGGCTGCCATCGCGCTCACTTTTAGACGCGCCAAAAATCAGAAATTGGCTAATGGAGAACACAAGTCAGTTTATGGCTTCAAAATATTTGCTCCGATTTGACCAATGTTGCCGTTGGGCTTTAGAGGAAGGAATCATCACAGCTAATCCGTTTGAAAGCCTCAAAAAAATTAAGAAAATCAAGAATAACACCGATGATTGTAGGGCTTTCACCATTGAACAGCGAGATGCAATCATCGGAGCTTTTGATGCTGATGACCGATGCAGTCATTACGGCAATCTCATAAAGTTTCTCTTTTGGACTGGTTGCCGACACGGTGAAGCCTTTGCTCTTACCTGGAAAGATGTTTCGAGAGATTGCTTGCAGATCAGCATCTCTAGATCAAAGAACCTTTTGGGGATAGAGAAAGGCACAAAGAACGGTAAAAGCAGAATATTTCAGTGCAGCGCCGGAGCTAAATTGCATGAACTACTGCTATCGATGAAGCCAACAGCATCAGGCGATTCCCGTATCTTCTCAACAAAAAGAGGCTGTCCAATGACTAGTTCGGCGTTGAGCCATGCTTGGAACCGAGACGGGAAAAACCAGACCGGAGTAGTGAGGAAGTTATCAAATCAAGAAATAACTCCCTACTTAAACCCTTATGCTACCAGGCACACTTTTGCAACTTGGGCGATCGCGGCTGGTAATTCGCCTGACAGAGTTGCCTACTGGATCGGAGACGATGTAAGTACGGTACTTCGCTATTACGTTCACCCAGAGGCTACCAAGGGCGAATGCCCAGATTTTTGA